Proteins encoded together in one Cicer arietinum cultivar CDC Frontier isolate Library 1 chromosome 4, Cicar.CDCFrontier_v2.0, whole genome shotgun sequence window:
- the LOC101513794 gene encoding protein RADIALIS-like 4: protein MASSSSWTPKQNKRFENALAIYDKDTPDRWQKLARAVGGKTVEEVKRHYEILVEDLKHIEQGLVPLPKYRNASTIGSSIKSYSYIDEEQRLKVLSLQ from the exons ATGGCTTCAAGTTCATCTTGGACACCAAAACAGAACAAAAGATTTGAGAATGCTTTGGCCATCTATGACAAGGACACACCAGATCGTTGGCAGAAGCTAGCAAGAGCTGTTGGAGGGAAAACGGTGGAAGAAGTGAAAAGACATTATGAGATTCTAGTTGAAGATTTGAAGCATATTGAGCAAGGTCTTGTTCCCCTACCTAAATATAGAAATGCTTCAACTATAGGAAGTAGCATTAAAAGTTACTCTTATATAGATGAAGAACAAAG GTTGAAGGTTCTAAGTCTTCAGTGA